The nucleotide sequence TCGGAGCCCATGATCTGATCGTAGATCATAGCGTCTTTGAGCTCATTCTTCAGGCTTTCCGAGACACAAAAGTAGTCGATACGCCACCCTGCATTATTGGCCCGGGCATTGAACATATAGGACCACCAGGTGTAGGCTTCTGTTTTATCCGGGTTGAAATGGCGGAAGGTATCGATAAAGCCGTTCTTAAGAAGTTCACTGAATTTTGCCCGTTCTTCATCAGTGAAGCCGGCATTTTTGCGATTGGTTTTAGGATTTTTGAGATCGATCTCCGTATGGGCGACATTGAGATCGCCGCAAAAGATCACTGGTTTGGAGTTTTCCAGGTTTTTAAGATAACTGAGGAATTCCGCTTCCCAGATCATGCGATAATCCAAGCGGGCCAAGTCCCTTTGCGAGTTTGGGGTGTAGACCGTAACCAGGTAAAAGGTGTCGAATTCAAGGGTAATGACCCGCCCTTCCTGATCATGCTCTGCTTGGCCGATCCCATAGGACACACTCAGGGGTTCTTTTTTGGCAAAGACTGCGGTTCCGGAATAACCTTTCTTCTGAGCAAAATTCCAATAGGCATGATACCCCTCCAACTGGAAAGGGATCTGCTCTTCCTGAAGCTTGGTTTCCTGAAGGCAAAAGATATCCGCTTGCTCCTGCTGGAAAAAGTCCATAAAGCCCTTATTCAGACAAGCCCGCAGGCCATTGACATTCCATGATATTAATTTCATCCCGTTCTCTCCTCTTAATGACGTTCTTTGTGCCATTAATCCCTTTGGATTGCAGCTTATTTGGTCATTGTCTATTTATAATCAGTCTAGCTTTGTAACTATAAAAAATCAAGCTTTCAGCTTCACAAGGCTGAAAGCCTGATTTCAGGGTATTCATTGTGTAATTTAAGTCTTATCTGCCGCATTCCTGAGCCAGCCAGGCTTTTTCTTCAGCATCCAGGTAAGGCTCCAGGGTGGTGTAGACCATTTTATGATACTCATTCAGCCATGTTTGCTCTTCTTCTGTGAGGAGGCTTTGCTCCACACCCCCTAAGTCGATAGGGCAATAGGTCACAGCTTCAAAGCCCATAAATTGGCCGAATTCAGTCTCCTCGGCTTTTCTCACCACCATCATATTCTCGGTGCGAATGCCGTGTTTCCC is from Desulfitobacterium chlororespirans DSM 11544 and encodes:
- a CDS encoding exodeoxyribonuclease III, translating into MKLISWNVNGLRACLNKGFMDFFQQEQADIFCLQETKLQEEQIPFQLEGYHAYWNFAQKKGYSGTAVFAKKEPLSVSYGIGQAEHDQEGRVITLEFDTFYLVTVYTPNSQRDLARLDYRMIWEAEFLSYLKNLENSKPVIFCGDLNVAHTEIDLKNPKTNRKNAGFTDEERAKFSELLKNGFIDTFRHFNPDKTEAYTWWSYMFNARANNAGWRIDYFCVSESLKNELKDAMIYDQIMGSDHCPVGLEIF